GGACGAGGCTCTGGCTTCAGGACCAGCTTCAGTGTCCATATTTGGGTCGACAATATGGCTCTCCAGAGGTCTTGGCTGGGACGAGGCCCCTGACCCTGAGTGGAAGATGCTCCAGTCAGACACTGGTGACTTGCTGACTTGGCCGGTTCCAGCTTTTGATAGGCTATATGTCTGAGGTTTTATGCTTGCGGGTGAGTTGGGGTCAAGGGAAATTTTCTCCCATGATGACTGGGAACCGAAACTGTCTCCAAGGGAGCTGGAAGCTGTTCTCAGAGTGAGCTGGGACAGAGAATGAACTGCTCCTTCACCTAGTGATGGTTTCAGTGGATCGTCAACATCACTCATCCAATCCTCGGTCTCTGCATCAGCTTGTATCACTTCAAACTTCTCTGACTCTTTACTACTCTTTGAGGAAGTGGAAGGTATTAGGACTGCATGGGAACTGATACCATATTCACAACCCTGCAAGTCTCGCTTCCCCTTTTTATCACCAGATTCTTGCATATTGTTGTTGTGGTCATCGTCAACCTCAGTGGGCAGACAGCTCTGACTAATCCCATTTGCACCATGTTTGATTGCAGATCCTCCTGTGCAGTTGTTGCTCGGCCTTAGTGACCCTGAACCACTCAGGGAGAATTTCTGCCACGAAGAGCCGAGGTCATCTGTGCTTTCTTGAGTGGTGCCCAGGTCAGACTTTGTTGGTGGGTACACAAAGGATGCATTTGAACCACTCTGTTGTGGTTCCACTTCTTTGGGGGCATCTTTAGACTCTTTGCAGGCCTCAGTATTACAGTCTGTGTTGAGAGCACCAATGGTTGTTCCTATTGCTGTTATACATAACCTTGCCTCATCGTTCTTGTCACCCATTCTTTTACAGTTGGTGGCGACTGTCTCACTAAGTGATGCGTGGTACTTTTTAAACCTCTGAATAACCGTAGCGAAACCTTCCAAGGTAAAATTTACCAGTGTATCTTCAATGTTTCTGTAGCTGTCAGGGATAAAAGACCTCTTGTCTGAGTTTTGGAAAGGCTTCACTGCCAAGAGCATCTTGACTTGAGCAACAAGTTGCATGATGTCAGCACAGAGGCCGTCTTTATCTTGATTCTCTGCCTGGCAGTAGTTGTAGAAGGCAGCTAGAGCTTTCTGACAAGCTTGCGTTGCTTTTACAACAACCTCTGGAGGAGTGCTGAGCCACTTGTGAGTCACTGTGAGGGAATAGGCCGCTTTGAGGAAAGTGTGAAGCTCCTGCTTACTGGTGACCAGCTCGCCCTCTGCTTTGGTGAGAAGACCGATCTCAAATGCCTCTTTGGCCTGCAGGAGGTAGGACTGCCTTTGAGCAGCAGGGCAGTGTACAGAGAAACTGTAGGATAACAAGCAGGTCCCCTGAGTTGCCTAAAGGGAAAGGGGTCAAAAGACAACAATTAGATACAAATTTGTATCTCTTTACAGGGACTTTTTAGAAATATTCTACTACTGATAACCTTACAACCTCCAAAACGAATAAACAgccatttcagactgggtgcatggcAGCATCATAACAGTTGTGCCATGGCTTCAGTTTCGTTTCAATGTGCAAGTTAACAAATCAGCCCAGTCATGAGATTAACAATGCCCTCtctctataaataaaacaaatgctACATGGAATCATCTTCCTGCTATGCTACAACTCTCTTTTTTAAGCCACCAGATGAACAATCACagtttggagctaaaaagtctcagtttcattttcatatCCTGTATTTAACTCTTCAGGTATTCCTCATATCTCATTTTCAGAGTTATGTGAAGTTAAGTCCTCCCCGTTTATGAGACATCtttgttaagttgctgctgaaagaactaaatttcctgatgttgctcttcaatTTAAATGTCCTCAATGATGATTAACattggagacttttattgtgacagactggCAGGAATAGAACCTGTCTATCACCGGATACTTTACTACATTTTAGCATTGTgatgctaacagacaggagggattgaACTGGGATTAATCAtacaggactaaagacaagggTATTATGGATTAAATCACACCTTCCGcgggtaagatgtttgttcctgctgcatctggttcaagggaaaaacagcatttagcCTGCCCTTTAACCTCATGATGAACTCTGGctagagcacagctgcctggctctgtgccagagcagagagcagaggttggtgattaaatttactgttttctggcacaagtctctctgttatgatactctGCCACCTACTGGATGAGAGTGGACCAAAACAAATGGAGTTCAGCCTGGCAATActgtaaatatgggcaaaaCTGTTCCTTTCCCGATTAACCAGGAGCTGTGGTAGGAACTTAATGACTGctaatgatgataaaacatttttgaatcagCACAGCTTATGCATATTTACAACCTCTGCGCTCCCCATATGACTAGATATATTAAAGATTTAATGAAACCCTTGTTTATGCCAACTGCAGGCAACCATGAGCTATGAACAACTTACCACATTTGTCAACACATAGAGTGAAGTGTACTGGCTGTAAACCACCGCCATCTTTGCTGCCTGGGCTGCAGAAAGAAGACGATGACTCCTGTCTCCAAGTAAGGACTGCTcagaaaacaggaaagaaaTTAAAGTATAAATAAGATAAGTAAGTAAAGGGATGTGTTGTGGATCAGCTGGACTTACCAAATCAATGTCTGGATTAGTCTTAAAAGAATGGAAGTCTTCATCATTCATTGACACCAGTATGTTGGCCAGTAAGCCCAGGGAAGTTCCAATGCcctaaaaacacatcaataggTGGAGCAAAGGTTTACAGCTGTGATTTAAATAAGGTGTGCATGTTTACAAGCTCATACTGGGGCAGAGGTGGTGACAATATAGTTCACCTTTTTATCAGGTTGAGGAAGAGCGTAGTAGCCAACAAGAGAGGCCCAGATCAGCTCTGCTGCCTCCAACCACAGGCCTGAAACAGGAAACAGTGACATCAtaaatgaagcctagcattagttcatgcaggacattgTAGTCATATACCCAGCCATGATAAGCTggttatcgcctcccagctccctaagccaatcacagctctttctgtcaacacagtggtgtatttaaatttCATGTACCTCTCCCTCATCCCCGCTTGCATTATTgctgaacctcctccaccccagcctcctccttcatagcataaagcttgttgtaccctcatattcagattcatgctactattgATAAGTTGCTTTGAAATAACTTTATTGCATTCAGTAcgtattgtcataaatgtatttattaatatGGGGGTGTCTAGCTTTGCACTCCCTGGAAATTCAAAGCACGCTGCTTGacaaacccagggagcatcttttaaactccgccaagtaaaactgtacatccattttgcaataaaatagttaaatgtatGCTGAGAGCGCTCCTGAAGGAATGTTAATAAACGGTGATGGGAACTATTTGCTTTCATTCTGGACAAAAGTCTTACCAAGCTTTTGCAAAATCATTCCCCGCACTTGAACACTCACAGCCTGCACCAAAGCCTGATCACTTTCAGAGTGGTACACCCAACAACCTGTGCAggaaacaaatatattttttaaagtgcttgtaaagataaaaaaagaagctaaaatcaattaaaatgacATAAGTGGAACCTACCTGTTTCTCCACTGCTGTTAATGAGTCGGCTCAGTATGTACTCTGCCTTCTGCAGTTTGCCTGTAGAAAATATATAAGCTACATTTATCCAGCTCTGTGTGGCAAAACCAGACACCTCTGATTGAAATGTATAATGATGATGAAGTAATGTCAGCATGTTTATTTTGTGGCTTTGCACTATTTATTTCCCAAAACAATAATTGGGTGATGCCTGCCATATTACTCATTAATTCACAGGTATTCTTAAAGCAGAActatgaaaagaaataaaatatcattCCCATGTGTCAGTCACTATAGCTTGTTCCCACATGGCACCTTACCAGAGTTAAGGTAGACTCTAGCCTGTCGTATGACGAGCTGGGGGGCCATGGGGGTGTTAGGGTAGTGTATGTGAAGAAGCCTGGTGATCTTGAGCAGCCGGCTCGACTCGTCTGTCCAGTAAAGAAAGCGGTCGACTAGAAAGATGACTGCCAGTGCTGTGCATGCCTCATGAGCCATGATAGACGTCTTCAGAACAGCCTgagaaaacatttaacattATCAGTAAAAAGGTTACAGTTGCATCAAATATTTCAAACCTTTCTTTGTATTAATTTTGAGGATTAGAGGTCAAAAGGACAGAGAATCTTATAtctaaaaatattagaatattcaGGGATGTACAATATTACACTTTTGCTGGTGTTCCATATTCAGGTATTTCCAAGCTAATTTCGCTTATACCAATATTGGTAGAAATGTCATATCTGccaatttaagtttttaaattttgtttctgCTGATGTTGATAACGTGCATCTCTAACCCTCTAATTCCACATGCTCTGCCTGCTCTGCGTCCCAAATGTGCCACTCTTTGCTCTGACCCACAGAGGGCCAACCTGCACACTGGAAGCATTTCTGGAACTGCAAAGATTGACTAGAAAAGAAGTGACTTGTTTGGCAGTGCACTTTGTGAGCAGATTACAGGAGGATGGAGAATGCATGTATCTAAGATCAATCAAATTAAGGATTTAAAATACAGACatgaatgcacaatattggatttttgcagatatctgacATAGTGAGATTCAAAGATTCATTTCAGTCGATATAGATTTTGATACGTAAATGTGAACTTCATACCTCAACTTCAgtcttaaaaacactttaaagtttaaagaatgagaataaacagagaaaaagacttGATTTTACATAGTGGTCCTGTTCAATGCTCCACAAACTTATCTGTACATATACGTAGCTGGTATTTACTgttgatataagccaatataaTTCACAGCCTAAATACCATCAACACCAGCagaattttcatatctgccaataccatgCCCataatattgtacatccctaTGTATGTTCATTTATGACTGAATTCTGTTTTGCTGcaccttttgcacaaattacggCATTAATGCGATGttgcatggaggcaatcagtctgtggcactgcggAGGTGTTATAAAGCCCAGCTTGCTTTGACatcagccttcagcttgtctgcaATGTTGGCTCTTGTGTCCCTCATCTTCCTCCATAAATTCACTATGGGGCTGAGGTAAATTGAGTTGGCTGTCCAGCAATACCATGATCATCAAACCAGTTATTAGTAGTTAAAGCCTCTCTGAGGTCAGGTgcaaagtcctgctggaaaaggaaaccaATGTACACAAAAAGCTTGTGATCAGATGGAAGCACTAAAGCACTAagctctaaagcagtggttcccaaccatttttccttggagccccccctactcGTTTCCAAGTCATACTGAGTCCCCCCAAGACCTTTGACAAAAACTTAATAGTGTCATATGTTGGCAAAGATAAACATccctttaattgttttattgataaaacCATAAGAAGTGACTCACAggtttttctttccaaaatacCATTGTATAGACTGTTTATTTAGAGCTTTATCATCattttacttaatatttgcATGTCCAATTTTGGCAACCTCcgagatctttggcacccccccatagggggtcccggaccccaggttggaaaccactgctcTGAAGTGTCCCAGGTGGATGGctgtgttgactctggactttaTACAACACAGCAGGCCAACACCAGCACATAGaatgtaatatttaaatttcattttctgtttaataAATCAGGTTTTACTTTTTGActaaattgcagaaaaaaaaccaTAAACTCTCTAACAAGTGGTTCTTAAGCTTTTTCTGCTACTTCCCCCACCAAAAACCCTATCTTACGGATTCCTATCTCAGTAGGATGTGGTAAAATCCTGAAATGCGGCTCTTTCTTTGATACCCATCTCCATACACCTGAAGCAAAGGGTTAGATATGAATCATCCTATTTTCTTATCTTGGTTTTAGTAATTGTGATGTCTGCAGTAGATTTATTACTAGTCGAACATTTACCTCAAAGTTGTCTCATATTTGCTGCGCTTTGCTTGCAGTATAAATTAGAGCATACTCTTTTAATAAAGCCTTCCCTGTCTTTACTTTGGACCCCTCTAAAGGCCCTCAGCCCCACTTTGGGAATCACAGTTTCAaacaaaactgcttttttgagatgcatgtGTATATCTGCACAAAATCccaaagaaattaaataaagtgATTGTACCAATAGCTGAGGCAGATGCTTGCTGATGAGGTCACTCAGGTTGGTTTTGTCATTTGCAAGAAGAGACTTCTTATACTGCCACTTCTCCGGCACAAAAGGCCACTTCATTTCTATGGCCTCCTGCAGGAGAGAGGCCAGTTCTTCACACAGGGAGTCTGTAAAACCAAGAGAAAACTCCAGTTAAGGCATCTGTAAGTGCAAAGTTCAATGCTGAAATCTGGAGTCTACAAAAACACCCAAGAGGGAACACCCAGGccttttcacttttaaatattATGTATTTGTTAGCACAATCTGGACAGATTGCTGTTGTATTAAACTTTGGGTGACCTCCGGTGGGAGGCAAAATCCTCCTTCTTGGTAAAAGATTGCAAAATAGAGAGgaaagagttttaaaaagtggagaTGGCACTGCCTTCCCATGCGCTTCGAGACTTTGTTTTAGTAGACTTCGACAGAGTAAGGGTCCTCTGTGTCAAACAAttgcaccagtgttaatttaagATTTATATAAAGAGATAATTCATGCAACAAtcaaagcaaaacaaataaCCTTTAGTTTGATAGGTATGTCTTTCTGTGAGTTTAAAATAACTACCTTCCAAGCATGTGTTACTTGTAAGCATTAGCTGAACATAACACATAAATCTCCCTCAAAATCACTCCAACTCCTCTTTAATCCCACTCCAAAATCTCCTCTCCCAAATCCCAATCTGAGCCTCTCATGCTGAAGTAAAAACTAACCAAACAGCACCATCTTGTGTCGTACCTCTGCAGCTGCAGtacttcatcctctcctcctctttggGCTGGGTGGATGGCTGGAGTTTACCCGCTGCAGTGAAGCACTCTTCCAGTAAAGCTCCCACCTCCTGGCTGGCCATCCTGATAAGAAGATGTCGATCTGCCCCTGTGGATGGAAGAATTTCCTTATTTTCCTGGCCTCTCGTTCCCCTCTGTGCTTATTTTGGAGCGATTCAAGATGGGAAATCCTGAGGAATGACCAGAGTGGTGTCGAGAAATAATAAATCACTTTTACATTCAAATGAAGAAagataatattttttcatttcacagTTTTTCACCATTGCTGAAACACTATTTTCCATTCTCTGAACCAAACGGTCAGTTGCCTACACTGGTTTATCAAATCAGCCCCCAAGGAAAAAACCTTAAACACTTCTCCTGGCTTAGAAACTCTACACACACTATCTCTCTCTTTAAAACACATgcgatgcatgatggtaaacaCTGATGGCAGAAGTTAAAACACAGCCAGTCAAAAGTGAAAACACTTCTCTCTAATGGATCAGTTTTGGCCAGTTGATATCAAAAATGGATGGAGACAATGTGAGAGTCTGAGTGTGtgagaggaggaaggaaagggAGACGTAGAGGAAGACCaacaccaagaaaaaaaaaacatttcaaggcATGCATGATGTTATTATTGTATTTAGGGTTGAGTATTGTTCTAAAACTATACTTCTTATATGGTGCTGGTACCAAACTGGTGCCTGAA
This genomic stretch from Cheilinus undulatus linkage group 22, ASM1832078v1, whole genome shotgun sequence harbors:
- the alpk1 gene encoding alpha-protein kinase 1 encodes the protein MASQEVGALLEECFTAAGKLQPSTQPKEEERMKYCSCRDSLCEELASLLQEAIEMKWPFVPEKWQYKKSLLANDKTNLSDLISKHLPQLLAVLKTSIMAHEACTALAVIFLVDRFLYWTDESSRLLKITRLLHIHYPNTPMAPQLVIRQARVYLNSGKLQKAEYILSRLINSSGETGCWVYHSESDQALVQAVSVQVRGMILQKLGLWLEAAELIWASLVGYYALPQPDKKGIGTSLGLLANILVSMNDEDFHSFKTNPDIDLSLLGDRSHRLLSAAQAAKMAVVYSQYTSLYVLTNVATQGTCLLSYSFSVHCPAAQRQSYLLQAKEAFEIGLLTKAEGELVTSKQELHTFLKAAYSLTVTHKWLSTPPEVVVKATQACQKALAAFYNYCQAENQDKDGLCADIMQLVAQVKMLLAVKPFQNSDKRSFIPDSYRNIEDTLVNFTLEGFATVIQRFKKYHASLSETVATNCKRMGDKNDEARLCITAIGTTIGALNTDCNTEACKESKDAPKEVEPQQSGSNASFVYPPTKSDLGTTQESTDDLGSSWQKFSLSGSGSLRPSNNCTGGSAIKHGANGISQSCLPTEVDDDHNNNMQESGDKKGKRDLQGCEYGISSHAVLIPSTSSKSSKESEKFEVIQADAETEDWMSDVDDPLKPSLGEGAVHSLSQLTLRTASSSLGDSFGSQSSWEKISLDPNSPASIKPQTYSLSKAGTGQVSKSPVSDWSIFHSGSGASSQPRPLESHIVDPNMDTEAGPEARASSQPRPLESHVVDPNMGTDADTKSKPAVMNGQAGRIPDRSRLVPEQCASTEKSTESSFEMLDEYQNGHQSSGTITAENVNLHQSENLLCYSCQKQSQRVVPKRQYLLSQQDYVALLAGVCHECLLKRLQSDNTKFKLEEKEYKTAYSALHLKFSRATGLWTARETCIYIGESMKEEGSQRTAIWVQFLHQEERLSSYVGKDYKYPKQIQFHLKDVERQMTAQYYVTEFNKSLYDKEVMAQIFFIPSEALLILNGNEIVGCVTVEPYMLGDFVKLTNNTIKKNKVPEYSQATEYGLAFGHFTYLFSDCKEVVVDLQGWVTANGKGLTYLTDPQIHSTKVPKGPGNYFADRGLKYFLEDQHGPDCNEICQLLELPPVGKQPRVLPQKL